One window from the genome of Kaistella carnis encodes:
- a CDS encoding NADH:flavin oxidoreductase/NADH oxidase, which translates to MLYSPIKFRNLELKNRWVMSPMCMYSCENGVPNDFHYVHYGSRAQGGTGLIIVEATGVVPEGRITHKCTGLWNDEQTQAFKKTVNFVHNNSESKIGIQLGHAGRKASTWNGKQLSLEEGWETVAPSKIPYAEDERIPHELTIPEIKKLVQNFKDSASRALEAGFDLIEIHAAHGYLIHQFLSPLSNNRTDEYGGSFENRIRFLVEIGDAVNELLDENHPLFVRISGTEYAENGWDIEESVKLAEVLKNKKVDLMDVSSGGNIHGAKITLFDGYQVPLSAQIKKETGMKTGAVGLIKSAEHAEEILEKGEADLIFVAREILRNPYLAVQGSFEGKGDCDFPHQYERARI; encoded by the coding sequence ATTTTATATTCTCCGATCAAATTTAGAAATCTGGAACTTAAAAACCGTTGGGTGATGTCGCCCATGTGTATGTATTCTTGCGAAAATGGTGTTCCTAATGATTTCCATTATGTTCATTACGGAAGCCGTGCGCAGGGAGGAACCGGATTAATCATTGTAGAAGCTACGGGAGTTGTTCCGGAAGGTCGCATTACACACAAGTGTACAGGTCTCTGGAATGATGAACAAACCCAGGCTTTCAAAAAAACAGTCAACTTCGTTCACAATAATTCTGAAAGTAAAATTGGAATTCAATTAGGTCACGCGGGGAGAAAAGCTTCGACCTGGAATGGCAAACAACTATCTTTGGAGGAAGGTTGGGAAACCGTAGCACCATCAAAAATTCCCTACGCAGAGGATGAAAGAATTCCGCACGAATTAACGATTCCGGAGATCAAGAAACTAGTTCAGAATTTTAAAGATTCCGCGAGTAGAGCACTGGAAGCGGGTTTTGATCTTATAGAAATTCACGCAGCACACGGTTATTTAATTCACCAGTTTCTGTCACCGCTTTCTAATAACAGAACCGATGAATATGGCGGAAGTTTTGAAAACAGAATTCGTTTTCTCGTGGAAATTGGTGATGCAGTGAATGAGTTGCTGGATGAAAACCACCCGTTATTCGTGAGAATTTCCGGAACAGAATACGCTGAAAATGGTTGGGACATCGAAGAAAGTGTAAAACTTGCAGAAGTGTTGAAAAATAAAAAGGTCGATTTAATGGACGTTTCCAGTGGAGGAAATATTCACGGCGCAAAAATCACATTGTTTGATGGCTATCAAGTTCCTTTGTCAGCACAGATTAAAAAAGAAACCGGAATGAAAACCGGTGCGGTAGGTTTAATAAAATCTGCAGAACACGCGGAAGAAATTTTAGAAAAAGGAGAAGCCGACCTTATATTTGTAGCGCGGGAAATTCTAAGAAACCCTTATTTAGCAGTTCAGGGTTCGTTCGAGGGGAAAGGAGATTGTGATTTTCCACACCAATATGAAAGAGCGAGAATTTAA
- the hemL gene encoding glutamate-1-semialdehyde 2,1-aminomutase — MLYQRSSALFDEAYKYIPGGVNSPVRAFKSVGGVPVFMKSAKGAYLTDADDNQYLDYINSWGPAILGHTHPEVLEAIKKQAERGFSYGTPTELETEIAKYIVENVPNIDQIRMVSSGTEACMSAIRLARGFTGRNKFIKFEGCYHGHSDSFLIKAGSGAATFGNPSSPGVTSGTAQDTLNARYNDIEQVEDLFRHNEGEIAAVIIEPVAGNMGCVLPENNFLQKLRTLCDKHGALLIFDEVMTGFRLAFGGAQELFDVKADLVTFGKVIGGGLPVGAFAGRNEIMDHLAPKGAVYQAGTLSGNPLAMRAGLTTLQIIKNDKNFYENINKTTEILDFEIGKILNSKSIEHRINRKGAMMSIFFHINSVSNFDDASNANHALFNNFFHQLLAQGIYLPPSGYETWFISDAIKQKEIDKTLEVINNFKYS, encoded by the coding sequence ATGTTATACCAAAGAAGTTCTGCTTTATTCGATGAAGCGTATAAATATATTCCAGGCGGTGTTAATTCACCCGTTCGTGCTTTTAAATCTGTAGGCGGTGTTCCTGTCTTTATGAAATCTGCGAAAGGCGCTTACCTGACCGATGCCGATGATAATCAATACCTCGATTATATTAATTCCTGGGGTCCTGCCATTTTAGGACACACGCATCCTGAAGTTTTAGAAGCCATTAAAAAGCAGGCAGAGAGAGGTTTTTCTTATGGAACTCCAACTGAATTAGAAACTGAAATTGCAAAATACATTGTAGAAAATGTTCCTAATATTGACCAGATCAGAATGGTTTCTTCGGGTACAGAAGCGTGTATGAGTGCCATTCGCTTGGCGCGCGGTTTTACTGGTAGAAATAAATTCATCAAGTTTGAAGGTTGTTACCATGGGCATTCCGATTCTTTTTTAATAAAAGCGGGTAGTGGTGCAGCAACTTTTGGAAATCCAAGTTCTCCGGGGGTCACTTCCGGAACGGCGCAGGATACTTTGAATGCAAGATATAACGATATCGAACAGGTTGAAGATTTATTCCGTCATAATGAGGGCGAAATCGCGGCCGTCATTATTGAACCGGTTGCCGGAAATATGGGTTGTGTTTTACCGGAAAATAATTTTCTGCAAAAACTCCGAACATTATGTGATAAACATGGTGCACTCTTAATTTTTGATGAAGTGATGACAGGTTTCCGTTTGGCATTCGGTGGTGCACAGGAATTATTTGACGTGAAGGCCGATTTAGTGACGTTCGGAAAGGTCATCGGAGGTGGACTTCCGGTAGGAGCTTTTGCGGGACGAAACGAAATCATGGATCATTTGGCACCAAAAGGTGCGGTTTATCAGGCTGGAACCTTGAGCGGAAACCCTTTGGCAATGCGTGCAGGTTTAACGACGTTGCAAATCATTAAAAATGATAAGAATTTCTACGAAAATATTAATAAGACGACCGAAATATTGGATTTCGAAATTGGTAAAATATTGAACTCAAAAAGTATAGAGCATCGCATTAACCGAAAAGGAGCAATGATGAGTATCTTCTTCCACATCAATTCGGTTTCTAATTTCGACGATGCATCCAACGCAAACCATGCTTTGTTTAATAATTTCTTCCATCAGTTATTGGCGCAGGGAATCTATTTGCCACCAAGCGGTTATGAAACCTGGTTTATTTCGGATGCTATTAAACAAAAAGAAATTGATAAAACTTTGGAGGTAATTAATAATTTCAAATATTCTTAA
- a CDS encoding glucosaminidase domain-containing protein: MKKIFFALTVIICAKSHAQTWKTDEQYIQRFAPYAVEEMEKYKIPASITLAQGLLETGGGQSRLAQQGNNHFGIKCKEDWTGKTMKHTDDAPNECFRVYDDPRESYEDHSKFLAFRKYYVNLFKLDMMDYKAWAHGLKKAGYATNPRYAYILIDKIEKNKLYEFDKTNSKEVLYAVLKMYPDLKNDRIFMAKLDQSNATAKPVTVKVPYEQVSYAKQQKNVDKIVSKAEALKSILIKSHPNGGKKFVIIPDDLSLEEISKKFGVSESRLMQWNELDGNQLRRNDILFLESKSSSGNVATYKAQAGESMHDISQKFGIKVKKLYTKNRMDFGQQPKAGQLMYLQSKKPRK; this comes from the coding sequence ATGAAGAAAATATTTTTTGCTCTTACCGTTATTATTTGTGCTAAATCCCATGCACAAACCTGGAAAACAGATGAGCAATATATCCAGAGATTTGCGCCGTACGCGGTAGAGGAAATGGAGAAATACAAAATCCCGGCCTCGATTACTTTAGCACAGGGACTTCTGGAAACCGGCGGCGGACAAAGCCGTTTGGCACAACAGGGAAACAACCATTTCGGAATTAAATGTAAAGAAGACTGGACGGGCAAAACAATGAAACACACGGACGATGCGCCGAATGAATGTTTCCGGGTGTACGATGATCCGCGCGAGTCTTATGAAGATCATTCGAAATTTCTCGCGTTTCGTAAATATTACGTGAATCTTTTCAAACTCGATATGATGGATTACAAAGCCTGGGCACACGGTTTGAAAAAAGCGGGCTACGCTACGAATCCAAGATACGCTTACATTCTGATCGACAAAATTGAAAAAAATAAACTTTACGAATTCGACAAAACAAATTCTAAAGAAGTGCTTTATGCCGTTTTAAAAATGTATCCTGACTTAAAGAACGACCGTATTTTTATGGCGAAACTGGATCAGAGCAATGCAACGGCGAAACCTGTAACTGTGAAGGTTCCTTATGAACAGGTTTCCTATGCAAAACAGCAGAAAAACGTTGATAAAATTGTCTCAAAGGCAGAAGCATTAAAATCAATATTGATCAAAAGCCATCCGAACGGAGGTAAAAAATTCGTTATTATTCCTGATGATTTGAGTCTGGAGGAGATTTCTAAGAAATTTGGTGTTTCTGAAAGTCGTTTGATGCAATGGAATGAACTCGACGGCAATCAACTGCGTAGAAATGATATTTTATTCTTAGAATCAAAATCTTCCAGCGGAAATGTGGCAACTTATAAAGCCCAAGCCGGCGAATCCATGCACGACATTTCTCAAAAATTTGGAATAAAAGTCAAAAAACTGTATACTAAAAACAGAATGGATTTCGGTCAGCAGCCAAAAGCCGGTCAACTGATGTACCTGCAAAGTAAAAAACCAAGAAAGTAA
- a CDS encoding 1-aminocyclopropane-1-carboxylate deaminase/D-cysteine desulfhydrase, with translation MKIPTVSIPIIQIPLQKNIHLFLKREDLIHAQISGNKYWKLFYNINSYLEQSPENPFIITFGGAFSNHIAAVAALGKVYQLKTLGIIRGEEIQDKWKENPTLKLAQQNGMDFQFVTRSAYKDKYALTQSLQKEFPTALIIPEGGTNESAVEGIQFMLKEETKSFDYLCIAVGTGGTVAGISRFAEKNQQVLGFKVVDDRSLNDKVLELSKRKNFKLLEAHDGGYGKISDENIRFINDFNEIYNIQLDPIYTGKMMMMLFKLINEDYFPAGSKILTFHTGGLQGIFGANELLKKQNRELIRF, from the coding sequence ATGAAAATCCCCACCGTTTCCATTCCAATCATCCAAATCCCTCTTCAGAAAAACATCCACCTTTTTCTGAAAAGAGAAGATCTCATTCATGCCCAGATCTCCGGGAATAAATACTGGAAACTCTTCTATAATATCAATTCCTATTTAGAGCAAAGTCCAGAAAATCCTTTTATTATCACTTTTGGTGGAGCCTTTTCCAATCATATTGCTGCCGTTGCTGCTTTGGGAAAAGTTTATCAGTTGAAAACTTTGGGAATAATTCGTGGCGAGGAAATTCAGGATAAATGGAAAGAGAATCCAACTTTAAAACTGGCCCAACAAAATGGAATGGACTTTCAATTTGTAACCCGTTCAGCATATAAAGACAAATATGCTTTAACCCAAAGCCTGCAAAAAGAATTTCCCACCGCTTTGATTATTCCGGAAGGCGGAACTAACGAATCTGCCGTGGAAGGGATTCAGTTCATGCTCAAAGAGGAAACAAAAAGTTTTGATTATCTTTGCATCGCAGTTGGAACCGGTGGCACAGTCGCCGGAATTTCCAGATTTGCAGAGAAGAATCAGCAGGTTTTAGGTTTCAAGGTAGTCGACGATCGTTCTTTGAATGATAAGGTTTTAGAACTTTCAAAAAGAAAGAATTTTAAACTTCTTGAAGCGCATGATGGAGGTTATGGCAAAATAAGTGACGAAAATATCCGTTTCATCAATGACTTTAATGAAATATACAACATTCAACTGGATCCAATTTATACCGGAAAGATGATGATGATGCTTTTTAAATTAATAAACGAAGATTATTTTCCGGCAGGAAGCAAAATTCTGACTTTTCACACCGGCGGTTTACAGGGGATTTTTGGAGCCAACGAATTGCTGAAAAAACAGAACCGGGAATTGATCAGATTTTGA
- a CDS encoding DUF5522 domain-containing protein, with product MYQKIIKEHEDFYYNEQGYKVFTEAYHLKRGYCCKSGCKHCPYGYDKKTDTFKKTVKQEIKK from the coding sequence ATGTACCAGAAAATAATCAAAGAACACGAAGACTTTTACTATAACGAACAGGGCTATAAAGTTTTTACGGAAGCATACCACCTGAAACGTGGATATTGCTGCAAAAGTGGATGCAAACATTGCCCATATGGTTACGATAAAAAGACGGATACTTTTAAGAAAACAGTAAAACAGGAAATTAAAAAATAA
- a CDS encoding DUF4136 domain-containing protein: protein MSKKYILLLLASATLGLTSCSPFQVKSDYAETANFNMYKTYKLRIDDLKLNDIDKDRVLNEVSKQLQTKGLQSSDNPDLIVNVKANHKKIQDVQSSRPYGMYGWGGPYGWGVGMSRIWTQNYNQGALTVDLIDAKSQKLVWQGIGSGISVDSPKSKQKQIPEIVAEIMANYPPQRGK, encoded by the coding sequence ATGAGCAAAAAATATATCTTACTTTTATTGGCTTCTGCCACGCTGGGACTCACTTCATGTAGCCCTTTTCAGGTAAAATCTGATTATGCAGAAACCGCGAATTTCAATATGTACAAAACGTATAAATTGCGTATTGATGATTTGAAATTAAACGATATTGATAAAGACCGCGTGTTGAACGAGGTTTCAAAACAACTTCAAACGAAAGGTTTACAGAGTTCGGACAATCCGGATCTTATTGTAAATGTGAAAGCGAATCATAAAAAAATTCAGGATGTACAAAGTTCCCGTCCTTACGGCATGTATGGTTGGGGCGGTCCTTATGGTTGGGGCGTTGGCATGAGCAGAATCTGGACGCAAAATTATAATCAAGGTGCATTGACGGTTGATTTGATTGATGCAAAAAGTCAGAAATTGGTTTGGCAAGGCATCGGAAGCGGAATTTCCGTAGATTCTCCGAAATCGAAACAAAAACAAATCCCGGAAATTGTTGCGGAAATCATGGCGAATTATCCGCCACAGAGAGGAAAATAA
- the tssD gene encoding type VI secretion system tube protein TssD — protein MAANNSRAVLKFNNGEDSKVLKLNYSVARSTDVSGRVASDPSNALIKITIEATEKSDIIESLLNGKYKPTVGEVTFNKSHEEGTLIKLNWENGYVIQHEVEFDAIDSNSMLISFVVSAEKITYGGGQYEGVWPGSN, from the coding sequence ATGGCAGCGAACAATTCCAGAGCCGTCTTAAAATTCAACAACGGCGAAGACTCAAAAGTTTTAAAACTAAATTACAGCGTAGCACGTTCTACGGATGTTTCCGGTAGAGTAGCTTCAGATCCCTCAAATGCGTTAATCAAAATAACGATTGAAGCGACTGAGAAATCAGACATCATCGAATCGTTATTGAATGGTAAATACAAACCGACCGTGGGTGAGGTGACTTTTAACAAATCTCATGAAGAAGGCACCTTGATTAAATTAAACTGGGAAAATGGTTATGTGATCCAACATGAAGTAGAATTTGACGCCATCGACAGCAATAGTATGTTGATCAGTTTTGTCGTTAGTGCAGAGAAAATTACGTATGGTGGCGGACAATACGAAGGGGTTTGGCCGGGAAGCAATTAA
- a CDS encoding type VI secretion system Vgr family protein, translating into MEKNGNSEAIFFKPQKFTPENNADGIKENHHAGINRLVKLSVVIDGQIIKHYKHFKLSQSARGHHSFELTLAHDALGERQNHQLEQANQFLGNRLTVKIMHKDIENSPERVFVGVITGVGFSQQGHTLGNVVLKGFSPTILLDAAPHTQSFGGDAPVNMGIIADRVIKQGIGSGYDVRVDAKASSQILYSAQYEETHYNYLARMAEAYGEQFFYDGEVLHFGNMPPQNKAIELIYGSNVSDINVELKAVHIKPSFYGYNSSSHAKLTSGETLIKHKSDLAKTSYEKNKGIFKTPSLQVAPIKANTDMDVVNSQTSAAGSKAVEVFTVSGGTTVPFLYPGCVADLKMRKTDSNQTSYFTRVMMTEVTHEIDTLGHYTGTFEAIASDTGYMPRPTFLAPIAQPQIATVISNTDPSGQGRVTVRFDWQMHDTTNFIRMMSPDAGGTDQVSQNRGYVAIPEVGDQVMVGFVHNHPDRPFVMGGMFHGQVGLGGGADNRVKSIQTRSGHRIVFTEDESIIITDKSGNEIHLDTTGSNINITAPETMTLNCKNMNINVGENMTTNVGMNASEMIGMNNSQTIGMNATQSIGAMKMTSVMGDASMFITGKLMEIIEGDVISESKKERKEYSKGEMEIGSDATIKKHAQKQIQNNSGEKSNFH; encoded by the coding sequence ATGGAAAAGAATGGCAACTCTGAAGCAATATTCTTCAAACCTCAGAAATTCACGCCGGAAAATAATGCCGATGGAATTAAAGAAAACCATCACGCCGGCATTAACCGACTGGTAAAATTATCTGTGGTGATTGATGGACAGATCATCAAACATTATAAGCATTTCAAACTTTCTCAAAGTGCAAGAGGACACCATAGTTTTGAACTCACCTTAGCGCACGATGCTTTGGGAGAAAGACAAAACCATCAGCTGGAGCAGGCGAATCAATTTTTGGGAAACCGACTGACGGTAAAAATCATGCACAAAGATATTGAGAACAGCCCGGAACGCGTATTTGTAGGAGTCATTACGGGGGTTGGATTTAGTCAGCAAGGTCATACTTTAGGAAATGTTGTTTTAAAAGGCTTCAGTCCGACCATTTTATTGGATGCTGCACCTCATACCCAAAGTTTTGGTGGCGATGCTCCCGTGAATATGGGAATTATTGCAGATCGGGTCATCAAACAGGGCATTGGAAGTGGATATGATGTGCGAGTAGATGCCAAAGCTTCTTCTCAAATATTATATAGCGCTCAATATGAAGAAACGCATTATAATTATCTGGCACGAATGGCCGAAGCTTATGGCGAACAGTTTTTCTATGATGGTGAAGTTTTACATTTTGGAAATATGCCACCGCAGAACAAAGCCATTGAATTGATTTACGGCAGCAATGTCTCAGATATTAATGTGGAATTAAAAGCCGTTCATATAAAACCGAGTTTCTATGGATACAACAGCAGTTCTCATGCGAAATTAACTTCCGGAGAAACGCTCATTAAACATAAAAGTGATCTTGCGAAAACATCCTATGAAAAAAACAAGGGAATCTTTAAAACCCCTTCCCTACAGGTAGCTCCCATCAAAGCAAATACCGATATGGACGTGGTGAATTCTCAAACGAGTGCAGCGGGAAGTAAAGCCGTAGAAGTCTTCACTGTTTCCGGTGGAACAACGGTTCCTTTTCTGTATCCGGGTTGTGTCGCAGATTTAAAAATGCGTAAGACCGATTCTAACCAAACCAGTTACTTCACCAGAGTCATGATGACCGAAGTGACGCACGAAATCGACACCCTCGGCCATTACACCGGAACTTTTGAAGCCATTGCTTCGGATACTGGTTATATGCCGAGACCAACATTTTTAGCGCCGATTGCTCAACCTCAAATAGCGACTGTAATCTCAAACACCGATCCTTCTGGTCAAGGTCGAGTGACCGTTCGCTTCGATTGGCAAATGCATGACACCACGAATTTCATCCGCATGATGTCGCCCGATGCAGGTGGAACTGATCAGGTTTCTCAAAACCGTGGTTACGTTGCCATCCCCGAAGTTGGTGATCAGGTGATGGTGGGTTTTGTGCATAATCATCCGGATCGACCGTTTGTGATGGGCGGTATGTTTCATGGACAGGTTGGCTTGGGCGGTGGAGCGGATAACCGTGTAAAATCCATTCAAACTAGAAGTGGACACCGAATCGTTTTTACGGAAGACGAAAGTATTATTATCACCGATAAATCTGGAAATGAGATTCATCTGGATACAACGGGAAGTAATATTAATATTACGGCGCCGGAGACGATGACGTTGAACTGTAAGAATATGAATATTAATGTCGGAGAAAATATGACAACGAATGTTGGGATGAATGCCAGCGAAATGATTGGAATGAATAATAGCCAAACAATTGGTATGAATGCGACCCAAAGTATTGGTGCGATGAAGATGACTTCTGTGATGGGAGATGCGAGTATGTTTATTACGGGGAAATTGATGGAGATAATTGAGGGTGATGTGATAAGTGAAAGTAAAAAAGAGCGAAAGGAATATAGTAAAGGTGAAATGGAAATTGGTTCGGATGCGACCATTAAAAAACATGCACAAAAGCAGATTCAGAATAACTCTGGTGAGAAATCTAACTTCCATTAA